The bacterium region ACGCCGACGATGCCAAGCCCATGCTCGTCGTCGAACCCGAACCCACCATCGAGTCAACCGGTTATTCCGCCAGCCTCGTCGACTTCTTCGTGCCCATCGGCGTTCTGCTCGGTCTGGCGATCATTCCCTACTACCTGCTCGACGAAAGCTGGATCAACGAGGCATTCATGTGCGCGGTGTTGTCTGCAATGTTGATTGCGGGCGCACGCGGCATGCCGCTTCCCGAGGTACTCGACGGATTCTTGCGCGGATGCCAGAAGATGACGATCGGCGCGATCATTCTCGGGCTGGCCGTCACACTCGGGACTGTGTCGAAGCAACTCGGGACGGCCGCCTACGTGGTGCAACTGGTGGGCTCGGGTTTCCCGCCCGTACTACTGCCCGCCGCTCTGACTCTGCTCTGCATGGGAATCGCGTTCGCGACGGGAACTTCTTGGGGAACCTATGCGGTGGTATTCCCGCTCGCGATGCCTCTGGCCTGGGCACTCAATCCCGACCCCGAGTACGTGCGCGTGTGCTTCGGCGCCGTGCTCGGAGGTGCCGTCTTTGGCGACCAGTGCTCACCGATCTCCGACACGACGATCCTCTCGAGCATGTTCACGGGCTGCGACATGATGCATCACGTGAACACTCAGATCCCATTGGCCCTGACCGCGGCGATCCTGGGCATGCTCTGCTCGACGATCGCGGCGGCGCTGGTCTGACTCAGACTTCTTCGAGCCCGATCAGATCGTCGATCGTCTGGCGTCGGCGAATCAGCGTCACCTCCGAGCCATCGATCAGGATCTCGGGTGCGAACGGATGGGAGTTGTAGTTCATCGCCATGACCGCTGAATAGGCGCCCGTGTCGTGAAAAACGGCGTAGTCACCGACCTCCACATCGGGAAGATCCCTGGGCACGACGATGCCGCCCTCGTCCTGGGTAAACACATCTCCTGACTCGCACAGCGGGCCAGCGACGATCGTGGGTTGAGTCTCGCCCGAAGCCACTTCACCGGACTTCTTGAGAAACGAAATCTCGTGCCGACTGCCGTACATGGCGGGCCGCACCAGATTATTGAACCCGGCATCGACCAGGACGAAGCGATTGGGCCCCTCGCGTTTGATCGCGCGAACCTCGGCCAGGAGTTTTCCCGATTCGCCGACCAGGAAACGTCCCGGTTCAATCTCGAGCGAGACTTCGTGAGCCACGATCTTCTCGACCTGCTTGCGCGCCGCGTTCCAGAGCGAATGCAGCGACTCGGTGTCGAATAGATCCTGACCCGCTTCGTAGGGAATCGGCAGGCCGCCGCCCCCCGAGATCGAGCGAACATCGACACCGAGCGTACTCACCTGCGCGACCATCGCCTCGCAGACCTCCTTGAGGTGCTCGAAATCGGTCCCCGATCCGATGTGCATATGCAGCCCGACCAGATCCAGACGGTGTTTCTCGATACTGCGCAGAGCCTCTTCGAGGTACTCGTACCAGATTCCGTGCTTGCTCCAGATGCCGCCGGTATTGGTCTTGCGACTGTGGCCATGACCGAATCCCGGATTCACACGAAGCCATACCCGGTGTCCGGGTTTGCGTCGACCGAGTTGTTCGAGCATATCCGTGGAGCCGGCGTTCACAGGAATATCGTGCTCGACCACTAGATCGAGCGCCTCGGCCGTGAAGATATCTGCGGTGTAGACCATCGAAGCGGGCTCGCCCGCACCACTGAAGCCCGCGCGCAGCCCGCGTTGGATCTCACCAGCCGATACGGCATCGACCCGCAAGCCCTCCTGGCGCATCAGACGCAACACGGCGAGATTGCTCCACGCCTTCTGCGCGTACCGGATCACGTCGAATCCGCGCAGAGCTTCGATGCGTTCGCGGATCACATTCGCGTCGTATACGTACACGGGGGTGCCCTGCTCTCGGGCCAGGCGCGCGAGCAGGGCTCCATCGACAGGCTTCATCTAAGACTCCTCCGGAATCGAGCCGCGGCCCACGGTAGCAAGCCGTCGGCCGCACTGCCCGGTCACCTCTGCGCGGAAGCAGCGCGTCCATGCATAATGCCTCAACCAGATACAGGAGAACGCCCTTGGCCGGAGCGCCCGCCGATCTCGATCAGCTCGACCGCGACTCACTCTTGCATCCATTCACGAACCTCTCCGGGCATCTGGAGCGCGGCGGGACCCTGATCGTCGAAGGAGACGGGGTACGCGTGCGCGACTCGCAGGGGCGCAGCTACCTGGATGCCATGGCGGGTCTGTGGTGCGTGAACGTGGGCTACGGCCGAGATGAAATCGCCGAGGCGATTGCCGAGCAGGTGCGACGCCTGCCCTTCTTCCACTCGTTCGCGTCGATGGGGAACGAACCCTCCGTGCGCCTGGCCGCGAAGCTGCTGGAACTCTCACCGGTGCCGATGGCGCGTGCATTCTTCGGGCTCTCGGGCTCCGACGCCAACGATTCACAGATCAAACTGGTGTGGCGCTACAACAATCTGCGCGGCCAGCCGGACAAGAAGAAGATCGTTTCACGCCACGGCGGCTACCACGGAGTCACTCTGGGCGCCGGAAGCCTTACGGGACTGCCCGCAATCCACAGGGCCTTCGACCTGCCCCTGCCCGGATTCCTGCACGTTTCGACGCCGCACTTCCGCGCGGGTGAGGCAGAACTCTCGGAATCAGATTATGTGGACCAGCTCGCGAACGAACTGGACGAGCGGATCCGGGCCGAAGGACCTGAGAGTGTCGCGGCCTTCATCGCCGAGCCGGTCATGGGTGCGGGCGGCGTAATCGTCCCACCGACGGGCTACTTCGAGCGCATCCAGGAAGTCCTGCGCGAGCACGATGTACTGATGATCGCCGACGAGGTCATCTGCGGCTTCGGCCGTCTCGGCCACTGGTTTGGCTCGGAGGCTTTCGGCATCCGTCCCGACCTCATGACTCTGGCCAAAGGCTTGACTAGCGGCTACCTGCCGATGTCCGCCTGTCTGATCTCCGAACCGATCTGGCAGGTACTGCGAGACGCACCCGCCGATATGGGACCGTTCACGCACGGCTTCACCTACAGCGGGCATCCAGCTTCCGCTGCGGCAGCACTCGCGAACCTGAACATCCTGGAACGGGAAGGCCTGGTGGCCGCTGCAGCCAAGACAGGCGCCGAACTCCAGCGACGTCTGCGCGAGTCGTTTACGGGCCATGCGAAAGTTCGCGAGGTGCGCGGCATCGGCATGATGGCGGCGATCGAACCTCGAGATCCCGGAGACACCGCCCGCGCCCAACAGGCCTTGCACGACGCGGGCATCCTCACGCGTGCCGTGGCGGGAACATGCATCGCCCTTTCACCTCCGCTGATCCTGAACACGAGCGAACTCGACGAGCTGATGACCGCCCTGCAGACGGTCTTCGATCGACTCTGACGAGCCGCGACAGGAGGGTCCATGCACCGCGAGCCGATTCTGCAGCTTCTCCAGCGATACCTGAGCCGGTTCCCCGAAGAGCGTGTCGCGACAGATCATCTGCGCCAGTTCGTGCGCGCAAATACCGACTGCTTCGAACGCAGCTGCGTCGATGGGCACATCACGGCTTCAGCGTGGATCGTCTCTCACGATCATTCGCGAATTCTGCTCACGCACCACCGCAAGCTCGGTGTCTGGTTGCAGCTCGGAGGTCACGCCGATGGAGATCCCGACACCGAGCGGGTCGCGTTGACGGAAGCGCGTGAGGAATCCGGCATGCGGGCCTTCTCGTTCATGCCCGATGCGGACGGAATGCAGGTACTCGATCTGGACGTGCACAGAATCCCGGCGCGAGATCGCGATCCAGAACACCTGCACCTCGATGTGAACTACCTTCTGATCGCGGCCGCCGGTCAGCCGCTCGTGATCAGCGACGAGTCCACCGACCTGGCCTGGTTCGACTGGGGGGAAGCGCGGCGCCGTCTGCACGACCCGAGTCAATTGCGCAAGGTGGGAAAGGCCTGGGAACGGCTTCGACCTCTCGGAGTTCTGGACGAAACACCCGGGAGAACGACGTGAGCCAGTGGCGCAGTGTCGCGGAGTACAAAGTCGAGGTGCTCGCCTACGTTGC contains the following coding sequences:
- a CDS encoding NUDIX hydrolase produces the protein MHREPILQLLQRYLSRFPEERVATDHLRQFVRANTDCFERSCVDGHITASAWIVSHDHSRILLTHHRKLGVWLQLGGHADGDPDTERVALTEAREESGMRAFSFMPDADGMQVLDLDVHRIPARDRDPEHLHLDVNYLLIAAAGQPLVISDESTDLAWFDWGEARRRLHDPSQLRKVGKAWERLRPLGVLDETPGRTT
- a CDS encoding aminotransferase class III-fold pyridoxal phosphate-dependent enzyme; amino-acid sequence: MHNASTRYRRTPLAGAPADLDQLDRDSLLHPFTNLSGHLERGGTLIVEGDGVRVRDSQGRSYLDAMAGLWCVNVGYGRDEIAEAIAEQVRRLPFFHSFASMGNEPSVRLAAKLLELSPVPMARAFFGLSGSDANDSQIKLVWRYNNLRGQPDKKKIVSRHGGYHGVTLGAGSLTGLPAIHRAFDLPLPGFLHVSTPHFRAGEAELSESDYVDQLANELDERIRAEGPESVAAFIAEPVMGAGGVIVPPTGYFERIQEVLREHDVLMIADEVICGFGRLGHWFGSEAFGIRPDLMTLAKGLTSGYLPMSACLISEPIWQVLRDAPADMGPFTHGFTYSGHPASAAAALANLNILEREGLVAAAAKTGAELQRRLRESFTGHAKVREVRGIGMMAAIEPRDPGDTARAQQALHDAGILTRAVAGTCIALSPPLILNTSELDELMTALQTVFDRL
- the lysA gene encoding diaminopimelate decarboxylase, which translates into the protein MKPVDGALLARLAREQGTPVYVYDANVIRERIEALRGFDVIRYAQKAWSNLAVLRLMRQEGLRVDAVSAGEIQRGLRAGFSGAGEPASMVYTADIFTAEALDLVVEHDIPVNAGSTDMLEQLGRRKPGHRVWLRVNPGFGHGHSRKTNTGGIWSKHGIWYEYLEEALRSIEKHRLDLVGLHMHIGSGTDFEHLKEVCEAMVAQVSTLGVDVRSISGGGGLPIPYEAGQDLFDTESLHSLWNAARKQVEKIVAHEVSLEIEPGRFLVGESGKLLAEVRAIKREGPNRFVLVDAGFNNLVRPAMYGSRHEISFLKKSGEVASGETQPTIVAGPLCESGDVFTQDEGGIVVPRDLPDVEVGDYAVFHDTGAYSAVMAMNYNSHPFAPEILIDGSEVTLIRRRQTIDDLIGLEEV